The Toxorhynchites rutilus septentrionalis strain SRP chromosome 1, ASM2978413v1, whole genome shotgun sequence genome contains the following window.
GGGAGCACGATAGGATACCTGTTGTTCTCCTCCAAGAAGTCACATTCACCCAACCGGCTGCGAATCCGCATCACACCCTGTTCGTCGACGAACGGATTTACTTTGTATAGACTACTCTTCTTATCGAGGCGACGATCTGCTACTGCAAGGATTACGAGTTCGTTTGCAAAGCCATCCTCCTGCGCTCGCTTTAGGTGGAGCACCTCCGCTTCGAACAGTTCCTCTCGTGTCAGTGGTCCGATTTTCGACTGTTGGCCACCTTTTTTCAACCGAATGTTATCGACGAAACGTTGAACAAAGGCTGTAACACGTCGCAGACGGTTCCAGGAAGAGAAATTCTGCGGTAGTAGAATGGTGCGCACCCTTCCTACGGTATGGTGTAACATGCTCGAACGAATTTCCTCGACGGTTTCTATACCATTCAGCGACGATTTCGGCCACTCGCCTTCTAGTTCCCATAAGAACGGAGGTCCATTGAACCAACGACTGGTTGACGAAAGATCCGGTTTATTCTTCCATTTCGTGCCATCGTCGGCCACGTTCACCTTTGTACCCAGACATCTCCACTCTGAAATATCTGTCGCTTCCAAGATTTCCCCCACGCGAAATGCTACGAAGTGTGAATACCGCCGGTGATCTGATTGAAGCCAGCAAATAACGTCTCGAGCGTCTGTCCAAAAATACCGACGTTCGATCTTTATAGAATGGCCCGCCATGATAATGTTAGCCAAGCGTGCTCCGATAACCGCCGCTTGGAGCTCCAAGCGGGGAATGGAGACGAACTTGAGAGGTGCCACTCGGGTCTTGCTTCCGACGAGCGCACAGTGAATGTTTCCGTTCGTTCTGAAACGGAAGTAGGAGACTGCTGCGTACCCAATCTCACTAGCATCGACGAACGTGTGAAGCTCAATCCTCGCTTCGTGAATATTTGACTCTGCCCGATAGTAACAACGGGGAATTTCCACGGACTCGAATTCCGGCAAGATGCGCAACCATGTACGCCATTTTACAAGCAGCTTTTCTTCGATTTCATCGTCCCATCCTGTTTTTGCTCTCCAGGCCTCTTGTAGGAGAACCTTTAGGTACATTAGATAGTGCGCTATTAAACCCAAAGGATCGTAGATGGCCATCAGCGTACGGAGCATGTCCCGTTTGGTTGGGTTTTTGGTTCCGTTCAGAAGCTCCCTGTTGTGATCTGCGCAAAGCTTATATCGGAAAACATCCGTCGTAGTGCTCCACCACATGCCGAGAACCTTCTCCAATGCTAGATCGGAGCTCATTTCCATCGATTTTTCTTGCTTTGAGGTCTCGCCTAAGCCTTTCAACACGGCCTGTGAATTTGAGACCCAGTTCCTCATGTGAAATCCGCCCTGCTGATGGACGTATCGGACCTCGTTCGCCAATTTGATCGCTTGCTCCTCCGTGTCCACGCTTGTCAGCATGTCATCAACATAGTGCCGGTGGCGGATGGCGTCGACGGCGGCGGGATACTTGCTGGCAAACCGGGTTGCGTTTTCGTTTAACACGAACAGTGCCGTGCTGGGTGAGCACGTAGCTCCGAAGGTCACGACCTGCATAACAAAGTCGCATGGCTCCATTGTGTGTTCATTGGCACACCACACAATACGCTGACTATCTTCATCTTCAGAATTTATTCTCAGCTGATGAAACATCTCCGCCACGTCGCCTCCTAGACCTATCAAACGCTCTCGGAACTTATACAGCACGGGCGGCAGATCATTCAGCTGATCTGGGCCTTTCATCAGAACAGAATTCAGAGATACACCTCCTAAGGAGGCGGCCGCATCGAAGACAATGCGAACTTTCCCATGTTTGTTGGTATTAAATACCGGGAATATCGGCAGGTACCATGTTCGATCTCCGGTCCTTCGGCTCTCTTCAGATGTGAGCTTACGGATATAGCCCTTTCGCtcgtagtccgccatttttgaCCGCAATGTACCTGCTAATTCGGGCTCGCGTTCCATTCTTTTCGTCAAGCAACGATGGCGTCTCAACGCCATGGAGCGGTTGTTGGGTAATCGTACGTTGTCATATTTCCAGAGCAAGCCCACTTGATAGCGCCCGTTCTTCAAAGTTGTAAcatcacgcagtttctccaaAGCTCGTTCGTCCTCCTTGGAATGAAGGTGGTTCTGTGGGGCGAATATTCCCAAACTGTcgagagcaaagaattgtttgacCGTATCGTGCAACATTTCATCCGATTCATAAGAGTGGAAGCAGATATGATAGTTATATGGAGTAATTTTCGATACCTGGCCATCTTTGATCGAGCACATCCCATAAATCGTCCATCCAAGGCGTGTCTTTATTGCTACGGGTTCATTTGACTCCCCTTCACGACTCTCCAATGAATGTACAACACGTAAATTGTTAATGCCAATCAGTAACTTAGGTTGGATGTTTTTGTAGGATTCTATCGGCAACCCATCAAGATGAGAATACTTTTGGGAGAGCTCGTGAACGGACAGAGATTGTGACGGAAGCTTCAGTTCCTTAACGGTGTAGACATCCGTCAAATTGCATTTGGGACTTCCACCGCGTGTACCGGAAATGTCGAAGGAAACACGCATAGCATTATTCTCGTACCGACAAGTGTCAGCCGTCCAGCGTAAACATAATGGGTGCTTTTCGCCTTCCAAATTCAGCTCCTTTGCCAAACCTTCCTCCATCAGTGTGAGAGAGGATCCACTGTCTAAAAAGGCATATGTGCGCAACTCGACATTGTTGTTGTACAACGTAACAGGAACGTACTGGAATATAACAGCTTCGCATCCTTCACGATGAGTGTTACATGAATTAGTTTCCTGGGAACGACCAGCAACAGCGTCTTGTGGAACTTGAGTTCTCCCTTTAAAATGCGACGAGGTTGATGATATCGACTTATTCTTGGCATCGTTATGCATAAGCTGATGGTGCTTGTACTCGCAGCCATTCTTCCCACATGATTTTCCGGTTTTACATGGACCACGATGACTCCCCAGACAACTACGACATAATTTGTGTTCCCGGAGTGCATCCCAACGGGCAGAAAGATTCATCGAAAGGAAACGCTTACATGTTTCTACATCCCCACAACTACCATTGCAGATGATACATCGATTTCTtgttacttcatattgtttggaTTTAGGAACTGATTCGATATGCGCATTCAAGTATCCATCATCCTTCCTTCCACGGCGAATTTTGTTGTCGATGGGTGCCGAGAACGGTGGCATCGTTACCATACTTGCTGCTTCTGCCAACTTATACAACCAATCGCTAAAGTCGGATAACGTTACCAATTGTAGAGACTGACGATGGGTCGCCCAGTTTAAACGAATCATTGGGGGGAGACGTTCAACCAGATTGTGCAAAAGAGTTAAATTACAAAGATGCTCCTCTAACTCATAGGCTTTCACGGTAGCTACCATATTGCGAACGGCTAGCGCAAAATCGACAAGTGTAGCCAGCCGCTCCGCTTTGGGTGCTGGAATACCACTTATCTTCTGGAGTAACGAATGAACAATAATTTCAGGACGACCGAAAAGCATTCTCAAGGTGGAGAGAACCTGTTCCACATTAGTGGGATGTAACAGCTGACATTTAACCGCTTCTAAGGCTTTGCCTCTTAGACATTTCTGTAGACGGGCCATATTCTCCTCGGGCGAAAATCCACACAGGTTCGTTGTGTTCTCATACGTGGCGAAAAACAGCGGCCACTCTTCCGGCTCACCGCTGAATATTGGTAAGTCCCTAGCGACTGCATGACGTGCGGCGATTTGGCTTCTATTTAGCAGCGCCGTTCCTCCTATGGCGGAGGGAATGTCGTGAGAATCGAACGGGTAATATCCTTGAGCAGTATGACGCGGAGGGCCAGCATATGGTGCAAATGCGGATGCATTCGGGCGCATATAATTATTCGGTATAGAGGACGACGGAATATGCGGAGGCATATCGACACGAGGCGGCGGAAAGCACGTTGCATTCGGTCGGTGAAAAGCTGGTAGTGGATTAGATGTCGGAATATACGACCGTTGGTTTGTTCGAGGAGGATCAATCGCCGAGAAATTAGTACAATTATTGATTGATGGTGGAATATACGTTAGTTGTTCTCTTAAATGTGGAACGAAATTTGTCTTATTACGCTCTCGCCCcatagagcttgagcttgagcttgggtagactgtacacttcgtagttgctctccgtgattgacctgaaccaaccaaattgcacaaagaacacacagaatgacgcttgggactagcaaatcattctcgttgtgtaattttcggtgattcgagctttaaatggtcaataacgacgccggccacgtccttacagtcaccagaggaagggaaggaatgttagtatgataatcgccgcccgaaagccagaagggtcgcctctatagcgtggttccctagcgattatcatggaagggatagttgttagtgggagaggtaagaatcaggattcactgtggtaagtgatgtgattacgTGAACGCGAACTACCAACCACTCGACGAAACATAGAAATATCTTCAAAGGGTGACCTGAAAATGCATTTCATGGCGGTAAAGGATATTgaagggtgacctgaaaaggtctcctTTGTTCGACGAGACGAAAACTCGAAAATCATATACCGGAAGCTCGAACTCTGCAAACTGGaatataaaaacatgaatttaaATGTGTAATCAACGAATTTTCCCATGCTTGTTAAACAGAAACAAAACCTAATCCCAAATGAGGAACACATCTTGTATCATTCTTAACCACGCCAAATACTATCAACAACATAATATTAAAAATCCACAATTCCTAATAAAAATTCCAAATATAAAACTTTACATAGTAACGGAATTCCATTTGGATGCGTTGGGATAGCCGCTGCCCCCAAGCGGTGCGATGGAGGAGCGCTGGTCCTAAAACagctaaaaaaataataaaaaaaatatcttgtcTGAAATTCAGAATCAATTTGAAATCCCGATTATCCGATACACGATGCAAAGAGAAGAGTGACGTAATCAATTTCTTTTTCACACCTTCCGGGCAAATCACGCCGTAGATAGGATAATTTGACTACTATGCGACAACATAtataatacacaacaaaacaaaacaccttCACACCTGTCAGCAGAACAACACGTGTATGATAGAAATTACAAGAGATAGAAAATATAAGAGATGAAGAGATCTAGAGAAAGGGAGTACGATAGAAAAACTTAGCTTGCTGGATTGTACTCATCACTTCTCTGGGATAGATGTTGTTCTCTCTTTTTCTGTCATTCTCACCGATGCAGCGAAATACTCTCAGAGTCCTTTTCCTCACCACACACATGCAGCCCAAGGCAACAGAAGAAACAATAAGTGAGCGCATCTTACAGTTCAGTTCAACGAATAGTAAAACTATTCGTTGAACAAACGTTCATTTATtatattgcaccataaaaccaaCTACAATCTAATTCACTGATGTAGAATATCTTTCGAACATTTCTCCCGAAACGTCTCAGATACAAGACTCCTCCATCACACCACTCGAAAACAAGTTCGACAATTTTGATGCTTATGTAGCAACATGTTTTAAACATACGAAAAGTTCGCCTGGCATTCCTGAATACCAGAGAGCATCAGGCACACACCGATGCAGGAGAACCGAAAACACACACCCCACTTCAAATCTTTAAAAATAATGCTGTAAACTGTATGTGAGAGAAagtgagagagaaagagagagaaaagcgAGAGAAAGAAAGGAAAACTTATATGACACTGCCGTCCGCTTCTTCCAACCATGTCTACATTCCCTTCTCTAGTGATATTACCGCTGCGCTCTCGCTGTGCAAAATAACACGAGAAATATTCTCCATGCGCTGAAGAAACGAAAGCACCACACAATAATACAGCGCGCCGATCAATAGCCCAACATATATATGGCTTTCACAAACACAAGCAAGGTAAACTGATGGCTTCGTCCAATTCATTTCATTGCTAATTCACTCTTTTTGCACTATCCATCCACGAAAATCAAGCAAGCTTCTACTGATTTCAATTTCAGCATAATAGGAAGATCATTTTATCACTAATTTTGCAAATTATGACACTCCAAAGCCCAGACAACACAAAGAAAATGATGTTAACAAGGAGCGAAAATGTACACGTCCGCTCCTGTACGCTGCACAATCCGAACTCCTTTACGCTCTCGCCCCATAGTTGAAACAAACGGTAAAATATCGCGGCGGTGACCATTCATTGGTGACGAATGAGAAACAGGAGGATCTCTAACATTATTACTCGCTAAACCTATTCTATTGTCGGTTCCCTGAACAGTTGGAACTGTATGCACTGATGATTCTAGCAAAAGCTGGTACCTACGTAACAGAAACTTTCGCTcgatggcttcttcttcttttaacaACTGGATACGAAGCTCATCAGGAAACTTGTTCAGCAAATCGGTGGAGTGCGCGGGCGTGGAGTGGGTGGTAAATTTGACGTTCGTGGAGTGTGAAGACGTGATGAAGGCACTGGCATGATCGACGTTGGTGGCGTGGGATGACGAGGGGCTGGTAATGCTGACTGAAGGTGTGGTAATGGCTCATCTGTGGAAGCTCTCGGATGCGGCGATTGTGGAGCAGGAACTCTGGCATTGATGCATTCCTGGCAGCTCCAATCATGATTGGCTACATCTTCGTTCACTCCTACGCAGCCGAAGTGATACCAACGCTCACAGTCGTCACAGCTGACCATTTCGTCGGAATCTGGCAAGTGGCAGAGCGGGCAGGACTGCTACAGACCGTTTCCCTGTGCTGCATCTCTTGATCGATCTCTTCGTGACATCTCCAATCGATCCGGAAAACGAGATTTTTAAAAAACTGTTGCTTTCGCAACGAAAGGATACCAACTTCCGGAAATTCAACTCGTTTATTCGGAACCGCTCGAGGTTGAACGGTTGAAAATCTCCTACAAGTTATAAACACATTATTTAATTTAGCTCTATATTATATATCACTCTTCGCTATCTTACGTTTTGTGGGTTTCGTTAACTCGTCACCCGGatcttcaataaatctcctaTTCTGTGCGTGTGTGCAGTGTATTCTGCATGTAGATAATTGTACAatctatatatacattttttgatTCACTcaaattcatttgaaaaataccTGCTTTTAGCTACTGCGAAATTTCGATTCGCTGATATTTTCACTTGGAATACTATAAAGACTTTCCGTATATTTAAACTTTCAATTCCTTCACCGTACCAATTTAACTTTGATGGCTATCTGCTTTTGTCTATCAAGTGTCACGTTGTATTGTGAAGTTGGTTATGAAGCGTACAGTCGTGCATCATAGGCAACTTCACAACACAACGCGAAGCGCTGCTGTCTCAATGATGTTGATAGGTAGGTGCGGCGGTCAGCGAATGTTGTACGCAacaatttatatagatagaagaagatataggagtgcgttttatcacactaTCAGCCTCCTCTCCTTCAGAGagaggagaggagtgtctatcttccataggaacgtttcgtgccccctagaaccttcacatgccgaattcggcagaaatttgtgtttcatttgtatggcagccccccctaagagaggggcgaggagtatctaaccaccatagaaacatttattgcatcgtaaaacctccacatgcaaaattttatttcgtttgcttgatcaattctctagtaatgcagcaatttatgtttcatttgtatggtagctcccccttagagaggggggtggagtgtctaatcaccgtaaaaacatttactgcaccctaaaatctccacatgccaaatttggtttcatattcttgattaattctcgagtaatgctgaaattggtgtttcatttatatggcagaccccccttagagagggggggcgGAGTttctaaccacaatagaaacatttattgcaccctaaaacctccatatgcctaatttggttgtatttgcttgattaatttccgagtaatgcagaaatttgtgtttcatttgtataaaaaatcaagatttttttccgcttttcaaaaagtagtctaattctttttttaatatctcaAGTGTGCAAATTTACTtgaaagacccatgtgtttatatccacaacgtttcactgctatctgagatggtgatgCCAACGGCtagtcgagttggcataaaattcgtcTATAAGGGTCTGAGGTTatcacttaattctggaaaaggggtcaattgcccaaaatagtttgaaaatCCCTGATCTAGACAAAAGTGCAATCTACTTACTACTACTCAATGTTATTTCACATCATGCCCATCATTTTAGGATCTCACAGATATGTTACGAAACTCAACGTTTCTCGAAGAAGACCGCTCTCGGATCACATCAAGAGCGTGTTTCGCACAACTAACAATACTAACGGATTTTGCGGTCACGCTGCCTTCGAACTAACTGTACAGCATATTCGTAATGAGATTTCGATTAACAGCAAGAACCTTGCTGTCAGCAGGAGCAAAATTCCCATACGAACTGTCTTTGTGCCCATAGGGAACATAAACGaaagcaaattgaaaaaaaatcgtactCTACTACATCGCATGTAAAATGCTCCATTATCGTTTCCCCCCAATTCACACAACTCATTTCATTCACCACCGGCATAAATTTCGTATGGAAGGCAGGTACAACTGTGCCACTTGAAAGCCAATTCCTGAGCTCCACCGCAAAAAAAAGGCTGCGAAATTTTCAGAAAGTCAATGCATCCAGTTCTGAGTCCCAAATTTTCGATTCAATTTGATACAACTTAAATGCGGTGCACGTATGTTGCAGGTTGAGGTTTCATTGGAGATTTATAATTAGTTTCGGAAAAATTCATCTTACTGCTTTATAACTAGAACGGTTATGATTTTAGTTATCACAAAATTGATATTTGGGTCATTTATCGCGAtatgaaaatcaatcaaaagtATAGTACAAGTACTTTTCTGTATAGTTCTGAGTATAAAAATACGGATATGTAAGTGGCACAATACAGTATCTATTATAGGTCATTATATACTCGTTACCCTGATTCCAAAATTGACGAACGAATCAATCGATCAAAGAAATGATTGATTGCTCATTGTCGGTGTGTTCGGAAATGCCCGATTTAGGTATCCGATTTCAGTACACGTTTGATCCTACCGAACGATTATCATTTCCTCCTTCATTGAAATCCGAAACATAACTTGTGGTAGCGAAAACGTTCACATTACGTTAATAATACACTCGAGACATGtaatttgttgtgtttgtgtattTGATAAGAATGGAATTGAAATATTGTCAAATCAATTGGTATTGCTTTCTGTATAATTGTTATTATTCTTCTGGAACCGACGAAGATAAATTCTCCCAAATGGCATCCTTTATGCCATTTCCGGTGCAGCATTACACACACATTTCCCAAATACGTTGATGCATGTTTTTCATACAACCATTATTTATAGAAGTGGGACTGAAAAGTAGCCGAAAAATTCAAGAAATTCCTCGTGGTAAGCGAACAGCAAGGTCAATGAATGCCGGTTGCTATTATTTAGACAAAGTTTGATGAGATTCATAATCAAAAAATTCATCAGCGATGCAAGAAAAACATGAACTGGTGGGACCGAATCCGTACTATGTAACTACCGTTTATAACTTTCTTCCCATGCTTCGACCTTGCATGACGTGTGAGTAATAATTTGCTCCACTCCAGCAATTTCTCTCGCGTCGAGGACCAGAAATTTCCACTTAACGCGACGAACTGTGCATTATGCAAATGAATCTTTTGTCTTTTGATTGACAATTTATGCTTATCTGCCGAGAGAAGATTGTCCAAATACAAAACTTCCGATGATCATATCTTGTTAACAGCGTTCACATGCGCCGGAAAGCTACCTCAAGCAtcgaaggaaaaatataaacctATGTTTGTTTCACACTACGAAGTGCGTTATAGCCAACGGAATCAAAACGTGCCGATTAACCATAGTTATAACTTTGACCAAACATTGTTGACACGATTTGGAAAACACAACTCCATACTAATCTATATCACAACAGAACATTTTatgacaacataaaaattacTTATGTTTACTATAACCGAGAAAATTATCAACTCAAGATATCGCTTAGAAAGCTGTCGCTTGGCACTGTTGATTACAAATCAGGTGCATGATACCAACAGATAAATCTATTCACAATAGCGTGTTAAGTCTAATATACTGACGCTTTTATTTATAACACGTTTCGACTACCTTTTGCGCACAATGATACATGATCGATGGCATGGAAGGTGGGTACAAGAATAACTACCCTACATGTTGTTGGCGGGTTTCCGTTTTATGCTCTAATAAAACGCCTGCACGCGAAGAATAACGAACTAATTGTCgtattttgcatttttgtttcatttctgCAAGCTATATGAGGTGTGTCCAATTTGTGAACGCAAAAATGTAATGCATAGGCCAACGACATTTCCCATATCATAGGAAGTGTGCAGTTCAGTCGATTAATTTGGTAATTGATAGAAAAAGAAAGCTTAAATGCAAGTTTGAGTGAGAAGTGAAATATATAATAAAGTTATGCATGCATAATATAGAGAGAAATTCGAAGTTTTTCTGTTTGTGATATTGATGCACAGTATTGTTTCAAAAATCATtgtgaattaaaaaatatttaaacttGCTTCACAATCACTATTCGTTTTTTGGCATAATCGGCATCATGCTTTGTGCTACCAACTGCAGAGCACGCGGCCAGAAACAGGATGACAAAATCGGCATCTCTTTCCCTTggggacaagcgtggacatagggggtctccgtagccacattggttgcgcgttcgcttagtaagcgatcgatcgtgagttcaaaactcagggccctcattgaccatctttgtgttgttacagaatagctacgtccacgcaacaatcatcagcgatggagatcgatccacggtcgaaataagatcgattcattcatacaactgctctgctctgccagacacatcgggctactgttctataaataactcaacaatgatcaaacaactgtctccgctgtccggtggtccaactggataatggaagaacagaaagaatacccttacgcctaaatggctactgtgtgaatgtaccaccaTATgtaaatggtatagaaggaatactggcgaatggcaactgtgtaatgtgctaattatagatatgataaccatgtgacatatacacgattaaaattcggctctgttacagctaaaatactaatgagccttaaataaataaatgggataaaaagacgggtgggtaatgtcgtggacataaccggagtgacgtaggactatacaaaggggacagcttttgttaaatatatatattttaaatatattgttttattttcttctcctacgtgaatacctacctatctacctgaaaaatggattagtttactgtttactctttatgaatatgttgatggttctcaaaagaacctttggtgttgtgtttttgttatcactcgatattcccatcttgttcggttaaaccttcctgtttagctattgcgtttgccactcgccacagctttcacagttggaaaatttcttcccatccagcttgtgacatattgttcagtaaattacatttaatgcgactttgccactcactgaaactaattgttgccttgccgaaccgaagctgctctgttcttgatgcgtgttttctgattgtcgtgagcagctttgcaagccaactcgagcactccgacggccaaaactctataatcgctgttaggtatactggtgctccggcaccaatccgttcggcctagttacccttgcggagcaatcagtgaatgcggccaacagggaactggagatctgcacggttcgagtgagactttgcctttcccttaacttgtcctcctttgttacgtccacgatgccgatgccgtacaaccacacgggtttacggtttgaaagaaaataagatatttttttggggtccgcgtgttttatactctagcgcaatttaagaattggtgaaaatcaataagctcagaacaactgccaaattcacatactcatcatatcctggcaaacaaattatgaaaaaatcaatttgtgttttattattattttggataatgttttagaaagcattgaactgtatttcctaaactcttttttggaaggtttaatggccctgaaaagcgccttgttttatggaatggttccaatttagaaaacttagtactcgtggttttgaaaaaaaccatttcgaacgccctcgatgccgccttgttctggatttgccaccaaagcagtttgtataaagaacaaacttttttcttctgctacctgatgccgttttgcgattgcgtttgccactcgccactcgctgcaactgccta
Protein-coding sequences here:
- the LOC129761139 gene encoding uncharacterized protein LOC129761139, whose amino-acid sequence is MPPHIPSSSIPNNYMRPNASAFAPYAGPPRHTAQGYYPFDSHDIPSAIGGTALLNRSQIAARHAVARDLPIFSGEPEEWPLFFATYENTTNLCGFSPEENMARLQKCLRGKALEAVKCQLLHPTNVEQVLSTLRMLFGRPEIIVHSLLQKISGIPAPKAERLATLVDFALAVRNMVATVKAYELEEHLCNLTLLHNLVERLPPMIRLNWATHRQSLQLVTLSDFSDWLYKLAEAASMVTMPPFSAPIDNKIRRGRKDDGYLNAHIESVPKSKQYEVTRNRCIICNGSCGDVETCKRFLSMNLSARWDALREHKLCRSCLGSHRGPCKTGKSCGKNGCEYKHHQLMHNDAKNKSISSTSSHFKGRTQVPQDAVAGRSQETNSCNTHREGCEAVIFQYVPVTLYNNNVELRTYAFLDSGSSLTLMEEGLAKELNLEGEKHPLCLRWTADTCRYENNAMRVSFDISGTRGGSPKCNLTDVYTVKELKLPSQSLSVHELSQKYSHLDGLPIESYKNIQPKLLIGINNLRVVHSLESREGESNEPVAIKTRLGWTIYGMCSIKDGQVSKITPYNYHICFHSYESDEMLHDTVKQFFALDSLGIFAPQNHLHSKEDERALEKLRDVTTLKNGRYQVGLLWKYDNVRLPNNRSMALRRHRCLTKRMEREPELAGTLRSKMADYERKGYIRKLTSEESRRTGDRTWYLPIFPVFNTNKHGKVRIVFDAAASLGGVSLNSVLMKGPDQLNDLPPVLYKFRERLIGLGGDVAEMFHQLRINSEDEDSQRIVWCANEHTMEPCDFVMQVVTFGATCSPSTALFVLNENATRFASKYPAAVDAIRHRHYVDDMLTSVDTEEQAIKLANEVRYVHQQGGFHMRNWVSNSQAVLKGLGETSKQEKSMEMSSDLALEKVLGMWWSTTTDVFRYKLCADHNRELLNGTKNPTKRDMLRTLMAIYDPLGLIAHYLMYLKVLLQEAWRAKTGWDDEIEEKLLVKWRTWLRILPEFESVEIPRCYYRAESNIHEARIELHTFVDASEIGYAAVSYFRFRTNGNIHCALVGSKTRVAPLKFVSIPRLELQAAVIGARLANIIMAGHSIKIERRYFWTDARDVICWLQSDHRRYSHFVAFRVGEILEATDISEWRCLGTKVNVADDGTKWKNKPDLSSTSRWFNGPPFLWELEGEWPKSSLNGIETVEEIRSSMLHHTVGRVRTILLPQNFSSWNRLRRVTAFVQRFVDNIRLKKGGQQSKIGPLTREELFEAEVLHLKRAQEDGFANELVILAVADRRLDKKSSLYKVNPFVDEQGVMRIRSRLGECDFLEENNRYPIVLPRDHPVTLLVVRDVHLRYHHQCHETCVNEVRKRFHIPRVRAVYHRVRRACQFCKLQSATPAPPAMAPLPKARLAAFVRPFSYVGVDFFGPFLGVSS